The Kosakonia sacchari SP1 genome includes a window with the following:
- the thiL gene encoding thiamine-phosphate kinase, which yields MACGEFSLIARYFDRVRNSRRDVETGIGDDCALLNVAEKQTLAISVDTLVAGNHFLPDIDPADLAYKAMASNLSDLAAMGADPAWLTLALTLPEADEAWLQAFSDSLFEQLNYYDMQLIGGDTTRGPLSMTIGIHGYVPVGRAMKRSGAKPGDWIYVTGTPGDSAAGLAILQQRLAVNDSADAQYLLQRHLRPTPRVLQGQALRNLASSAIDLSDGLISDLAHVLKASGCGARIDLDALPFSNAVRRHVMPDQALRWALAGGEDYELCFTVPELNRGALDVAIGQLGAPFTCIGQISADIEGLHFTRDGKAVTLDWKGYDHFAAH from the coding sequence ATGGCATGCGGCGAATTTTCCCTGATTGCCCGTTATTTTGACCGCGTACGAAATTCCCGTCGCGATGTAGAAACTGGCATCGGCGACGACTGCGCACTACTCAATGTTGCCGAAAAACAGACGCTGGCGATAAGCGTCGATACGCTGGTGGCGGGCAACCATTTTCTGCCGGATATCGATCCGGCCGATCTGGCGTATAAAGCGATGGCATCGAATCTCAGCGATTTGGCGGCGATGGGTGCCGATCCGGCGTGGTTAACGCTGGCCCTGACGCTGCCCGAAGCGGATGAAGCGTGGCTGCAAGCGTTTAGCGACAGCCTGTTCGAGCAGCTCAATTACTACGATATGCAACTGATTGGCGGCGACACTACGCGTGGCCCGCTGTCGATGACGATTGGCATTCATGGTTATGTGCCGGTTGGGCGGGCAATGAAACGTTCAGGCGCGAAGCCAGGTGACTGGATTTACGTCACCGGTACGCCGGGTGACAGTGCTGCCGGGCTGGCGATTTTGCAACAGCGTTTAGCCGTTAACGATAGCGCTGATGCGCAGTATTTGCTCCAGCGCCACCTGCGCCCAACACCGCGCGTATTGCAGGGGCAGGCGCTGCGTAATCTCGCAAGTTCGGCGATTGATCTCTCCGATGGTCTGATTTCTGACCTGGCGCATGTGTTGAAAGCCAGCGGCTGCGGCGCGCGTATCGATCTGGATGCGTTGCCATTTTCCAACGCCGTCCGCCGCCATGTCATGCCGGATCAGGCACTGCGCTGGGCGCTTGCCGGCGGGGAAGATTACGAATTGTGCTTTACCGTGCCGGAGCTGAACCGCGGCGCGCTGGATGTCGCGATTGGTCAGTTGGGCGCGCCTTTTACCTGTATCGGGCAGATCAGTGCGGATATTGAAGGGCTACATTTCACCCGCGACGGCAAAGCCGTGACGCTTGACTGGAAAGGATATGACCACTTTGCCGCGCACTAA
- a CDS encoding aldo/keto reductase produces the protein MQYNTLGKTDLKVSRLCLGCMTFGEPDRGKHAWTLPEESSRPIIKRALEGGINFFDTANSYSDGSSEEIVGRALRDFARREDVVVATKVYHQVGDLPEGLSRAQILRSIDDSLRRLGMEYVDLLQIHRWDYTTPIEETLEALDEVVKAGKARYIGASSMHARQFAQALTLQEQNGWARFVTMQDHYNLIYREEEREMLPLCYKEGVAIIPWSPLARGRLTRPWGETTARLVSDEFGKTLYSETDDNDAQIAERLAGVAEETGASRAQVALAWLLSKPGVAAPIIGTSREEQLDDLLGAVDLTLKPEQIAELETPYQPHPVVGFK, from the coding sequence ATGCAATACAACACATTAGGAAAAACAGACCTGAAGGTTTCCCGCCTTTGTCTGGGCTGCATGACGTTTGGCGAGCCGGATCGCGGTAAACACGCCTGGACATTGCCTGAAGAGAGCAGCCGCCCCATCATCAAACGCGCCCTGGAAGGCGGCATCAACTTTTTCGATACCGCAAACAGCTACTCGGACGGCAGCAGTGAAGAGATTGTTGGCCGGGCGCTGCGTGATTTCGCCCGCCGCGAAGATGTGGTCGTCGCCACCAAAGTGTATCACCAGGTTGGCGATTTGCCCGAAGGCCTGTCACGCGCGCAAATTCTACGCTCCATTGACGACAGCCTGCGGCGTCTTGGCATGGAATATGTGGATTTACTGCAAATCCATCGCTGGGATTACACCACGCCTATCGAAGAGACACTGGAAGCGCTGGACGAGGTAGTAAAAGCGGGTAAGGCGCGCTATATCGGCGCATCGTCAATGCACGCCCGCCAGTTTGCCCAGGCGTTAACGTTGCAGGAGCAAAACGGCTGGGCGCGTTTTGTTACCATGCAGGATCACTACAATCTGATCTATCGCGAGGAAGAGCGCGAGATGCTGCCGCTGTGCTACAAAGAGGGCGTGGCGATTATTCCGTGGAGCCCGCTCGCGCGCGGACGTTTAACGCGTCCGTGGGGGGAAACCACTGCGCGTCTGGTGTCAGATGAATTCGGCAAAACGCTGTACAGCGAAACGGATGACAACGACGCACAGATCGCCGAGCGGCTGGCGGGTGTGGCAGAAGAGACTGGCGCATCGCGCGCGCAGGTCGCGCTGGCGTGGCTGCTGAGTAAACCCGGTGTTGCCGCGCCGATTATTGGTACATCGCGTGAAGAGCAACTGGACGATTTACTGGGCGCGGTGGATTTAACGCTGAAACCGGAGCAGATTGCCGAGCTGGAGACGCCGTATCAACCGCATCCGGTGGTTGGCTTTAAGTAA
- a CDS encoding YajQ family cyclic di-GMP-binding protein translates to MPSFDIVSEVEMREVQNGVENATREVGTRFDFRNVEATFDLNEEKQTIKVLSESDFQVNQLLDILRAKLLKRGIEGASLDVPEEFVHSGKTWFVEAKLKQGIDAATAKKIIKLIKDSKLKVQAQIQGEEIRVTGKSRDDLQSVMALVRGGNLGQPFQFKNFRD, encoded by the coding sequence ATGCCATCTTTCGATATCGTTTCCGAAGTTGAAATGCGTGAAGTGCAAAACGGCGTTGAGAATGCGACCCGTGAAGTAGGGACTCGTTTTGATTTTCGCAACGTTGAAGCCACGTTTGACCTGAACGAAGAGAAACAGACCATTAAGGTGTTGAGCGAATCCGATTTCCAGGTTAATCAGCTGCTGGATATTTTGCGCGCTAAATTGCTGAAACGCGGCATTGAAGGGGCCTCGCTGGACGTGCCGGAAGAGTTTGTCCACAGCGGCAAGACCTGGTTCGTGGAAGCAAAACTGAAACAGGGTATTGATGCAGCGACGGCGAAGAAAATCATCAAGCTGATTAAAGACAGCAAGCTGAAAGTGCAGGCGCAGATTCAGGGCGAAGAGATCCGTGTGACCGGGAAATCCCGTGATGATTTGCAGTCCGTCATGGCGCTGGTACGCGGCGGCAATCTCGGTCAGCCGTTCCAGTTCAAAAACTTCCGCGATTAA
- the ispA gene encoding (2E,6E)-farnesyl diphosphate synthase: protein MDFDQQLQACVSQANEALRQFIAPLPFQNTPLVEAISYGALLGGKRLRPFLVYATGTMFGVSQQTLDAPAAAVECIHAYSLIHDDLPAMDDDDLRRGLPTCHIKFGEASAILAGDALQTLAFSILADAPMAEVDARDRLAMVSELAHASGVAGMCGGQALDLAAEGKCVSLAELEQIHRHKTGALIRAAVRMGALSAGDKGREALPLLDRYAECVGLAFQVQDDILDVVGDTATLGKRQGADQQLGKSTYPALLGLEQARTKARDLIDDARQALSLLAAQSLDTTALEALANYIIQRDK, encoded by the coding sequence ATGGATTTCGATCAACAGCTACAGGCCTGTGTCTCTCAGGCCAATGAAGCGCTGCGCCAATTTATCGCACCACTGCCCTTTCAGAACACTCCTCTGGTTGAGGCCATTTCCTATGGCGCACTATTAGGCGGTAAACGTCTGCGCCCTTTTTTGGTTTATGCCACGGGCACCATGTTCGGCGTTAGCCAGCAAACGCTGGATGCGCCCGCAGCGGCGGTGGAATGTATTCACGCTTACTCGCTGATCCACGACGATCTGCCCGCCATGGATGATGATGATCTCCGTCGGGGTTTACCGACATGCCATATTAAGTTTGGTGAAGCCAGCGCCATCCTCGCGGGTGATGCGTTACAAACCTTGGCTTTCTCCATTCTTGCGGATGCGCCAATGGCAGAAGTCGATGCGCGTGACCGGCTGGCGATGGTTTCGGAACTGGCTCACGCCAGCGGCGTTGCCGGAATGTGCGGCGGCCAGGCGCTGGATTTGGCAGCAGAAGGCAAGTGTGTTTCGCTGGCTGAACTGGAGCAGATCCACCGCCACAAAACCGGCGCGCTGATTCGCGCAGCGGTGCGAATGGGCGCGCTAAGCGCAGGTGATAAGGGCCGCGAAGCCCTGCCGTTGCTCGATCGCTATGCCGAATGTGTTGGTCTGGCGTTCCAGGTTCAGGATGACATCCTGGATGTTGTCGGCGATACTGCAACGCTTGGCAAACGCCAGGGCGCTGACCAGCAACTGGGGAAAAGCACCTATCCTGCACTACTGGGTCTTGAGCAAGCCCGGACAAAAGCCCGCGACCTGATTGACGACGCCCGGCAAGCTTTAAGCCTGCTTGCGGCACAGTCGCTGGATACGACGGCACTGGAAGCACTGGCGAATTACATAATCCAGCGTGATAAATAA
- a CDS encoding MFS transporter, producing the protein MNDYKMTPGELRATWGLGTVFSLRMLGMFMVLPVLTTYGMALQGASEALIGLAIGIYGLAQAVFQIPFGLLSDRIGRKPLIVGGLAIFVAGSVIAALSDSIWGIILGRALQGSGAIAAAVMALLSDLTREQNRTKAMAFIGVSFGVTFAIAMVLGPIITHQLGLHALFWMIAGLATAGIALTLWVVPDSQQHVRNRESGMVKDCFQMVMVNPKLLKLNFGIMCLHILLMSTFVALPGQLEAAGFLAPDHWKIYLVTMLISFVSVVPFIIYAEVKRRMKRVFVFCVALLLIAEIVLWGAGPHFWEIVIGVQIFFLAFNLMEALLPSLISKEAPAGYKGTAMGIYSTSQFIGVAIGGALGGWVDGLFDSQTVFLAGALLAMVWLLVAGTMQEPPYVSSLRIAIPENVTINDALQQRLLATEGVSEVLVVAEERSAYVKIDSKITNRFEVEQAVVG; encoded by the coding sequence ATGAACGATTATAAAATGACGCCAGGCGAGTTGCGCGCCACCTGGGGTTTAGGGACTGTATTCTCGCTGCGCATGCTCGGCATGTTTATGGTCCTGCCCGTTCTGACCACTTACGGCATGGCGCTGCAGGGCGCCAGTGAAGCACTCATCGGTCTGGCGATTGGTATTTATGGCCTCGCGCAAGCCGTGTTTCAAATTCCCTTTGGCTTACTTTCTGACCGCATCGGCCGCAAGCCGCTTATCGTTGGCGGGTTAGCGATTTTTGTCGCCGGTAGCGTGATTGCCGCCCTTTCCGATTCTATCTGGGGCATTATTCTTGGCCGCGCATTACAGGGCTCCGGCGCTATCGCCGCCGCCGTCATGGCGCTGCTTTCCGATCTCACTCGCGAACAAAATCGCACCAAAGCGATGGCCTTTATCGGCGTTAGTTTTGGCGTCACCTTCGCCATCGCCATGGTGCTTGGCCCGATTATCACGCATCAGTTGGGTTTGCATGCGCTGTTCTGGATGATTGCCGGGCTGGCAACTGCCGGTATTGCGTTGACTCTATGGGTCGTGCCAGACAGCCAGCAACATGTGCGTAACCGCGAATCCGGCATGGTGAAAGACTGTTTCCAGATGGTGATGGTCAACCCGAAACTGCTAAAACTCAACTTTGGCATTATGTGCCTGCATATCCTGCTGATGTCGACGTTCGTTGCCCTGCCTGGGCAACTCGAAGCCGCCGGTTTTCTCGCACCGGATCACTGGAAAATCTACCTGGTTACCATGCTTATCTCTTTCGTTTCGGTGGTGCCATTTATTATCTACGCCGAAGTAAAGCGCCGCATGAAGCGCGTTTTCGTGTTCTGCGTGGCGCTGCTGCTGATAGCGGAAATCGTGTTGTGGGGCGCGGGGCCACATTTCTGGGAAATCGTCATTGGCGTGCAGATCTTTTTCCTCGCCTTCAACCTGATGGAAGCCTTATTACCTTCGTTAATCAGTAAAGAAGCGCCTGCAGGTTATAAAGGCACGGCGATGGGGATTTACTCCACCAGCCAGTTTATCGGCGTGGCGATTGGCGGTGCGCTTGGCGGTTGGGTAGATGGTCTGTTTGATTCGCAAACGGTGTTCCTTGCCGGCGCATTGCTGGCGATGGTTTGGCTGCTTGTTGCGGGCACCATGCAGGAACCGCCCTATGTCAGCAGCTTACGCATCGCGATCCCGGAAAATGTCACCATCAATGACGCGCTGCAGCAGCGTTTGCTGGCAACTGAGGGCGTGAGTGAAGTGCTGGTGGTTGCCGAAGAGCGCAGTGCTTACGTCAAAATCGACAGTAAGATCACTAATCGCTTTGAAGTTGAACAAGCCGTAGTGGGTTAA
- the xseB gene encoding exodeoxyribonuclease VII small subunit, translated as MPKKNDAPASFETALSELEQIVTRLESGDLPLEEALNEFERGVQLARQGQVKLQQAEQRVQILLSDSQEAPLTPFAPDAE; from the coding sequence ATGCCAAAGAAAAACGACGCACCGGCCAGTTTTGAAACAGCGCTAAGCGAACTGGAACAGATTGTCACTCGTCTTGAAAGCGGCGATCTTCCGCTTGAAGAGGCACTCAATGAATTCGAACGCGGCGTGCAACTGGCGCGCCAGGGACAGGTGAAACTCCAGCAAGCGGAACAACGCGTGCAGATCCTGCTCTCTGATTCACAAGAGGCTCCCCTTACGCCTTTTGCTCCGGACGCTGAATAA
- the pgpA gene encoding phosphatidylglycerophosphatase A, producing the protein MTTLPRTKDVAKSRLNLRNPWHLLATGFGSGLSPIVPGTMGSLASIPFWWAMTFLPWQLYSLLVMLGISLGVYLCHQTAKDMGVHDHGSIVWDEFIGMWITLMALPTTDWQWVAVGFVLFRILDMWKPWPIRWFDRNVHGGMGIMVDDIVAGIIAAGLLYLIGHHWPLGLI; encoded by the coding sequence ATGACCACTTTGCCGCGCACTAAAGATGTGGCGAAAAGCCGCCTTAATTTACGCAACCCCTGGCATTTGCTGGCTACTGGCTTTGGTAGCGGTTTAAGCCCTATCGTGCCGGGAACAATGGGCTCGCTGGCGTCGATTCCCTTCTGGTGGGCAATGACCTTTTTGCCCTGGCAGCTCTACTCGCTGCTGGTGATGCTTGGGATCTCGCTTGGCGTTTACCTCTGCCACCAGACGGCAAAAGACATGGGCGTGCACGATCACGGCAGTATTGTCTGGGATGAGTTCATCGGCATGTGGATAACGCTGATGGCGCTGCCAACCACGGACTGGCAGTGGGTCGCCGTGGGGTTTGTGTTGTTCCGTATTCTGGATATGTGGAAGCCGTGGCCGATCCGTTGGTTTGATCGCAACGTGCACGGCGGTATGGGGATCATGGTCGATGATATCGTCGCCGGGATCATCGCCGCCGGGCTGCTCTATCTGATTGGTCATCACTGGCCTCTTGGGCTTATTTGA
- the panE gene encoding 2-dehydropantoate 2-reductase yields the protein MRITVLGCGALGQLWLTALCKKGHEVQGWLRVPQPFCSVNVVDEDGSIFNESLTANDPEFLARSDLLLVTLKAWQVSDAVKGLAATLSPSTPVLLIHNGMGTVEELKALANPLLIGTTTHAARRDGNVIVHVASGTTHIGPARQQDGEFSYLADILQDVLPDVAWHNTIRPALWRKLAVNCVINPLTALHDCKNGDLRAFPEEIQKVTHEVAAVIEREGHHISADDLLSYVNQIIENTAENISSMLQDVRAMRHTECDYITGYLLRRARAHGIAVPENARLYEMIKRKESEYERIGSDMSRPW from the coding sequence ATGAGAATTACCGTACTCGGATGCGGTGCTTTAGGGCAATTGTGGTTAACCGCGTTATGTAAAAAGGGACATGAGGTACAGGGTTGGTTGCGCGTTCCACAGCCATTTTGCAGTGTGAATGTCGTTGATGAAGACGGCTCAATATTTAACGAATCCCTGACGGCCAACGATCCTGAATTTCTGGCGCGAAGCGATTTATTGCTGGTGACGTTAAAAGCGTGGCAAGTTTCCGATGCGGTGAAAGGACTGGCTGCAACACTCTCACCTTCAACTCCCGTGTTACTGATTCACAACGGCATGGGTACTGTCGAAGAGTTGAAAGCACTGGCGAATCCGTTACTGATCGGCACCACGACTCATGCTGCGCGCCGCGATGGCAACGTTATCGTACACGTTGCCAGCGGCACCACGCACATTGGCCCGGCGCGGCAGCAGGATGGCGAGTTCAGCTATCTGGCCGACATTCTGCAAGATGTGCTGCCGGACGTAGCCTGGCATAACACGATTCGTCCGGCGCTGTGGCGCAAGCTGGCAGTGAACTGCGTCATCAACCCGTTAACCGCGCTGCATGACTGTAAAAATGGCGATCTGCGTGCTTTCCCGGAGGAGATCCAAAAGGTCACGCATGAAGTTGCTGCGGTGATTGAACGTGAAGGCCACCATATTTCTGCCGATGATTTACTGAGCTACGTAAATCAGATTATTGAAAACACGGCAGAAAATATTTCATCTATGTTGCAGGACGTGCGTGCGATGCGCCATACCGAGTGCGATTATATTACGGGTTACCTGCTCAGACGCGCTCGCGCGCACGGTATCGCAGTGCCGGAAAACGCCCGTCTGTATGAAATGATCAAACGTAAGGAGAGTGAGTATGAGCGCATCGGCTCTGATATGTCTCGCCCCTGGTAG
- the thiI gene encoding tRNA uracil 4-sulfurtransferase ThiI, producing the protein MKFIIKLFPEITIKSQSVRLRFIKILTGNIRNVLKQYDETLAVVRHWDHIEVRAKDESQRLAIRDALTRIPGIHHILEVEDVPFTSLHDIFEKALVQYREQIEGKTFCVRVKRRGKHEFSSIEVERYVGGGLNQHVESARVKLTHPDVTVNLEIEDDRLLLVKGRYEGIGGFPIGTQEDVLSLISGGFDSGVSSYMLMRRGCRVHYCFFNLGGAAHEIGVRQVAHYLWNRFGSSHRVRFVAINFEPVVGEILEKVDDGQMGVVLKRMMVRAASKVAERYGVQALVTGEALGQVSSQTLTNLRLIDNVSDTLILRPLISYDKEHIIDLAREIGTEDFARTMPEYCGVISKSPTVKAVKAKIEAEEEHFDFSILDNVVAEASNIDIREIAQQTQETVVEVETVTGFGPNDVILDIRSIDEQDDKPLKLEGIDVVSLPFYKLSTKFGDLDQNKTWLLWCERGVMSRLQALYLREQGFANVKVYRP; encoded by the coding sequence ATGAAGTTTATCATTAAATTGTTCCCGGAAATCACCATCAAAAGCCAATCTGTGCGTTTGCGCTTTATTAAAATTTTGACCGGGAACATTCGTAACGTTCTGAAGCAATACGACGAGACCCTCGCCGTTGTCCGCCACTGGGATCATATTGAAGTGCGCGCCAAAGATGAAAGTCAGCGCCTGGCTATCCGCGACGCGTTGACCCGTATTCCGGGCATCCATCATATTCTCGAAGTGGAAGATGTTCCTTTCACCTCGCTGCACGATATTTTTGAGAAAGCGCTGGTGCAGTACCGCGAGCAGATCGAAGGTAAAACCTTCTGCGTACGCGTTAAACGTCGCGGTAAGCATGAGTTTAGCTCGATTGAAGTTGAACGTTATGTTGGCGGTGGTCTGAACCAGCATGTCGAATCGGCGCGCGTCAAACTGACTCACCCGGATGTAACGGTGAACCTGGAGATCGAAGACGATCGCCTGCTGTTAGTGAAAGGTCGCTATGAAGGTATCGGCGGTTTCCCGATCGGCACCCAGGAAGATGTGCTGTCGCTTATCTCCGGCGGTTTCGACTCTGGCGTTTCCAGCTATATGTTGATGCGCCGCGGTTGCCGCGTACACTACTGCTTCTTTAACTTGGGCGGCGCAGCACATGAAATTGGTGTTCGCCAGGTCGCACACTATTTGTGGAACCGTTTTGGTAGCTCCCACCGCGTGCGTTTTGTGGCGATCAACTTTGAGCCAGTGGTTGGTGAAATCCTCGAAAAAGTGGATGACGGCCAGATGGGCGTGGTGTTGAAACGCATGATGGTGCGCGCAGCGTCAAAAGTGGCTGAACGCTACGGCGTGCAAGCGCTGGTGACTGGTGAAGCACTGGGCCAGGTTTCCAGCCAGACGCTGACCAACCTGCGTTTGATTGACAACGTTTCTGACACGCTGATTTTGCGTCCGCTTATCTCTTACGATAAAGAGCACATCATTGACCTGGCGCGTGAAATCGGTACTGAAGATTTCGCCCGTACCATGCCGGAATATTGCGGAGTGATCTCGAAAAGCCCAACCGTTAAAGCGGTGAAGGCGAAGATCGAAGCGGAAGAGGAGCATTTTGACTTCTCCATTCTCGATAACGTGGTTGCTGAAGCGAGCAATATCGATATCCGCGAAATTGCCCAGCAGACCCAGGAAACGGTGGTCGAAGTCGAAACGGTAACCGGTTTTGGCCCGAACGATGTGATCCTGGATATCCGTTCTATTGATGAACAGGATGACAAACCGTTGAAGCTGGAAGGGATCGACGTGGTTTCGCTGCCGTTCTATAAACTGAGTACCAAGTTTGGCGACCTCGATCAGAACAAAACCTGGCTTTTGTGGTGCGAACGCGGCGTGATGAGCCGTCTGCAGGCGCTCTATCTGCGCGAGCAGGGCTTTGCCAACGTTAAAGTTTATCGCCCATAA
- the dxs gene encoding 1-deoxy-D-xylulose-5-phosphate synthase, whose product MSFDIAKYPTLALVDTTQELRLLPKESLPKLCDELRRYLLDSVSRSSGHFASGLGTVELTVALHYVYNTPFDQLIWDVGHQAYPHKILTGRRDKIGTIRQKNGLHPFPWRGESEYDVLSVGHSSTSISAGIGVAVAAAKEGKQRRTVCVIGDGAITAGMAFEAMNHAGDIRPDMLVVLNDNEMSISENVGALNNHLAQLLSGKLYSTLREGGKKVLSGVPPIKELIKRTEEHIKGMVVPGTLFEELGFNYIGPVDGHDVLGLVQTLRNMRDLKGPQFLHIMTKKGRGYEPAEKDPITFHAVPKFDPTSGTLPKSSGGMPSYSKIFGDWLCETAAKDSKLMAITPAMREGSGMVEFSRKYPDQYFDVAIAEQHAVTFAAGLAIGGYKPVVAIYSTFLQRAYDQVIHDVAIQKLPVLFAIDRAGIVGADGQTHQGAFDISYLRCIPGMVVMTPSDENECRQMLFTGYHYADGPSAVRYPRGNAVGVPLQPLEKMPIGKGVVKRRGEKVAILNFGTLLPEAEKAAEALNATLIDMRFAKPLDEALILETAAHHESLVTLEENAIIGGAGSGVNEVLMANRKPVPVLNLGLPDFFIPQGTQDEARAEIGLDTAGIESRIRNWLA is encoded by the coding sequence ATGAGTTTTGATATAGCCAAATACCCGACGCTGGCGCTGGTTGATACCACGCAAGAGTTGCGCCTGCTGCCGAAAGAGAGCCTGCCGAAGCTATGCGACGAACTGCGCCGCTACCTGCTCGACAGCGTGAGCCGCTCCAGCGGGCACTTCGCCTCCGGGCTTGGCACGGTTGAATTGACCGTCGCGCTACATTACGTCTACAACACGCCGTTTGATCAGTTGATCTGGGACGTGGGTCACCAGGCGTATCCACATAAAATCCTGACCGGACGTCGTGACAAAATCGGCACCATCCGGCAGAAAAACGGGTTGCACCCTTTCCCATGGCGCGGCGAAAGCGAATACGACGTGCTGAGCGTCGGCCATTCATCAACGTCCATTAGCGCCGGTATTGGCGTGGCTGTCGCAGCCGCGAAAGAGGGCAAACAGCGTCGCACCGTCTGCGTAATTGGCGATGGCGCGATCACCGCTGGCATGGCGTTTGAAGCCATGAACCACGCGGGCGATATCCGTCCGGATATGCTGGTGGTGTTAAACGACAACGAAATGTCGATTTCTGAGAATGTCGGCGCGCTGAATAATCACCTGGCGCAGTTGCTCTCCGGCAAGCTCTACTCCACGCTGCGCGAAGGCGGCAAAAAAGTGCTTTCCGGCGTACCGCCGATTAAAGAGCTGATTAAGCGCACCGAAGAGCACATCAAAGGCATGGTGGTACCGGGTACGCTATTTGAAGAGCTGGGCTTTAACTATATCGGCCCGGTCGACGGTCACGATGTGCTGGGTTTAGTGCAGACGCTACGCAATATGCGCGATCTGAAAGGCCCGCAGTTCCTGCATATCATGACCAAAAAAGGGCGCGGTTATGAGCCGGCTGAAAAAGATCCGATCACTTTCCACGCCGTACCGAAATTCGATCCTACCAGCGGAACGCTGCCAAAAAGCAGCGGCGGCATGCCGAGCTATTCGAAGATTTTCGGCGACTGGCTGTGCGAAACCGCCGCCAAAGACAGCAAGCTGATGGCGATCACGCCGGCGATGCGTGAAGGTTCCGGCATGGTTGAGTTTTCGCGCAAATATCCGGATCAATACTTTGATGTGGCAATAGCCGAACAGCATGCGGTGACATTTGCCGCAGGTCTTGCGATTGGCGGCTATAAGCCGGTGGTGGCGATTTACTCTACCTTCCTACAACGTGCCTACGATCAGGTTATTCATGATGTGGCGATCCAGAAACTGCCGGTGCTGTTCGCTATCGACCGTGCCGGGATCGTTGGTGCAGACGGTCAAACTCACCAGGGCGCGTTTGATATCTCTTATCTGCGCTGCATCCCGGGCATGGTAGTGATGACACCGAGCGACGAGAACGAATGTCGCCAGATGCTGTTTACCGGCTATCACTACGCAGATGGCCCAAGCGCGGTGCGCTACCCGCGCGGTAATGCCGTTGGTGTGCCGCTGCAACCGCTGGAAAAAATGCCCATCGGCAAAGGTGTGGTGAAACGCCGTGGCGAAAAAGTGGCGATCCTGAACTTTGGTACGCTGTTGCCGGAGGCGGAGAAAGCCGCCGAAGCGCTGAACGCCACACTTATCGATATGCGTTTTGCCAAACCGCTGGATGAGGCGCTGATTCTGGAAACCGCCGCGCACCATGAATCGCTGGTAACGCTGGAAGAAAACGCCATTATCGGTGGCGCAGGCAGCGGCGTGAATGAGGTGCTGATGGCTAACCGCAAACCGGTGCCGGTGCTGAATCTCGGACTGCCGGATTTCTTTATCCCGCAAGGCACGCAGGATGAAGCCCGCGCTGAAATAGGCCTGGATACCGCAGGCATTGAATCCCGCATCAGAAACTGGCTTGCCTGA
- the yajL gene encoding protein deglycase YajL — MSASALICLAPGSEETEAVTTIDLLVRGGIAVTTTSVASDGDLVITCSRGVKLVADAPLVEVADGDYDVIVLPGGLKGAENFRDSPLLVETVRQFHLSGRIVAAICAATGTVLVPHEIFPLGNMTGFPGLKETIPAEQWQDKRVVWDPRVNLLTSQGPGTAIDFGLKIIDLLVGREKAHEVASQLVMAAGIYNYYEA; from the coding sequence ATGAGCGCATCGGCTCTGATATGTCTCGCCCCTGGTAGTGAAGAGACCGAAGCGGTCACCACTATCGATTTGCTGGTACGTGGTGGAATTGCCGTTACCACCACCAGCGTCGCCAGTGATGGCGACCTGGTCATCACCTGCTCACGCGGCGTCAAACTGGTGGCGGATGCGCCGTTAGTAGAAGTAGCAGATGGCGATTACGACGTGATTGTGCTGCCCGGTGGTCTGAAAGGGGCAGAGAATTTTCGCGATAGTCCGTTACTGGTAGAAACGGTGCGCCAGTTCCATCTCTCGGGCCGTATTGTTGCCGCGATTTGCGCGGCAACGGGCACCGTGCTGGTGCCGCATGAGATTTTTCCGCTGGGCAACATGACCGGCTTTCCCGGACTGAAAGAGACTATTCCCGCCGAACAGTGGCAGGATAAACGTGTAGTGTGGGATCCGCGCGTCAATCTACTCACCAGCCAGGGACCGGGCACCGCCATCGATTTTGGTTTGAAGATTATTGATTTGCTGGTGGGGCGCGAAAAAGCGCACGAAGTGGCGTCACAACTGGTGATGGCCGCCGGAATTTATAACTACTACGAAGCCTGA